In the genome of Roseiconus lacunae, the window TGACGAAGCGATCCCAACGCCGTCGCGCGTTTTCACTCGTCGAGCTGATTGTCGTCATGGTGATTTTGGGGATGCTGGCCGGATTGGTCGCAATCCGTACACGAGGCTACTTGGTTAACTCGCGTCAAAATGCGGTGAAAGCAGAAATCGCGACGATCGTCAAAGCTCTTGATACGTTTCGCCTCGACCAAGGACGTTTTCCAACTGATGACGAAGGATTAGAAGTCCTCACCGAACCGACGCCGACTTGGGAAGAAGGCTTTCTTAGCAAGTTGCCCGTCGATCCATGGAAAAACCCCTATTTGTATTTTGTTACCGACGATGGTTTTGAAGTGCTCAGCCTTGGCGCCGACGGTCGCGAAGGTGGGCAGGGTGAGGATGCCGATTTTTCCAGTGCGATGCTGGACGCGTCATGATGGACACTCCCGGCCAACCGGTACGGCGAGGGTTTTCGTTGATCGAACTGCTCGTCGTCATGGTCTTGCTAGCCGTGATGGCATCGCTTGCGACCTTGACCAGTCGAGCCGCGTTCGCGAAACAATCGCTTGAACTCGCGGCCGCAACGGTTGAGCAATTTGATCGGCAATGTCGCGCCGATGCTCGGTTAAGCCGGCGAGGCGCGAGTGGTCAAATCGATCCGTCACGCGGACAACTGATCATTGAAGCTCCGCATAAACGGACATTTCGATTGTCAGGCCGAGTTGTGATTGATCGTTTCGTCAGTCACGGCGGCAAAGTGATTCGGAATCGCCAGGCGAGGATTCAGATGAATGAGTTTGGGGCATCGCCGAGCTATGCGGTCAGGTTGGTGTGTGGTGATTCGGCACGTTGGATTTTTATCAGTGGTGGCTCTGGGCAAATCGTCGATAATCTAGACGGTACAAAAGTTTCTCGTCTACTCGTGAAACCATGAGAGCCTGCGATAGACAACGGCGATTGGTTGAACCATCGTCTGCTCGGCGAAACGGATTGACGCTGATCGAAGTCGTCATCGCACTTGTGTTGATGGCGTCGGTACTTGTTGGATCAATTCTGGCGTTCACAACTCATCGGCGGCAATTATCACGGGCGGAAAAACGCGTCCAAGCAACTTTCCTTGCCGACCAATGGATCGAGACATTTTTATCATCGAATGAGAGGATACCGGTGCCTGGTCGCGGTGTGCTTTTGGATACGCCGAATTGGTATTGGAAAACATCGGTCGCCGGGCAAACTGTCATCACGAACGTTCCCGTACGAATCGTACGATTGGAAATTGTCGATGCATTGCAGTCAGGGCCCCCCCTGGTCCAAGTTGATTTGGTGCAACCGGAGTCGACTCAATGAGCGGAAGTCGCCGAGCAACCGCAGAAGGGATGACACTAATCGAACTAACGGTCGCTTTGGTGCTGGCTTCGATGTTGATGGTGGTCTTGTTGCGCGTGACTAACCTTGTCGTGTCCGAGACGGTCCAAGTTCGCCGCAACTCGTTCGATCGACTTGCGGCGGAGCGTTTGGCCGATCAATTGCGATTTGACTTTGAAAATGCACGTGGCGTCGGACTTCAAACCAACACAATCATATTGGATGGTTTTGTTGGGCCGAATCATGTTGCCTCGCGGGTGTATTACGAAGTCCAATCGCGCGGGGCGTTTCGGGTTCTCGTCCGATCAGTCGAGGACGAGAGTCGCGTATGTTGGGTCGGTTGTGGTGACCTGCAGTTTGAGCCACTGGGCGAATTTTCGGTGGAAACGGGCGATGCAGCCACCGGCGGACTGATGCCGTTGCCCGATCGCTTTCGTGTGCAGCTTGCGGACTCCTCTGGGCGTCTGATGATTCGGGAGGTGATCCGGCATCATGCGAACTGAGAATGTAATTCGATCGGTCACCGAAAAAAAACAGGACGGTTACATTCTGTTGGCCGTGATCGCAGTGTTGGTACTACTAATTACCGTGCTGGCCAGTTTGTCGAATCTCAGCTTGCGGCGAGCACTTGCGTCGCGAGAAGCATCGGTACGGCTGCAGCAGCGTTGGGGAATCGCGTCGATCGAAGCCACTGTGCTTCCGCGGGCGGCGAAGGTATTCGAACGAATCGAAGAGCAGCGAGTGGAAGTAAAGCAAGCTGGCAAGGAGCGAACGGAGTTTCGAGAGATCGAATTTCCGCGGCAGCTTCGCTCGGCCGTGACCCTAGGCGAAGTGACCTTTGATGTGCTGCTTGCTGATGAAGACGCGAAAGTGAACCTCAACCAGGTTTACCATATGGCCGGAATCCAGCGGACAAGTGAGACATTGTCGGACCTAGCCGGTCCGGTTGCGGCGCAAGCAATCCGTATTTCACCTGCGGTGGATCGTGTACCAATGAGCGAGCAGGACTTACGGCAAACCAAGCAGGACGAGACCGAGCCCCCCCCATTGCCGCGGGCATTCCATAGTTGGGGGACAGTCCTCGATGAACAGAGATTGGTTACGACCATCGGAAACCAAGCTGCTTTGCCGAATTTGACCTCGGAAGTGACCCTCTTTGGCGGCGGAGCAATTAACCTGAAACGTGCCTCGGATCGAGCGATAGCGGCGGTGGCGCGGTGTGTGCTTTCCCGTGCTGGAGCGGATCGATTGGTTGACCGATATAGAGAGACCCCGACCCTCTCGGTAAATTTACTCGTCGACCGAGAAGCCAAATCACAATCGGAGAAGACTCGCTTAAAGCGTCTACTGTCCGATTCGAGTCAACATTTTTCGTTGTGGATCGATGCTTCGGCGACAGCACGCCGTCGACAACGAACGTTTACCGTCACTCGAAAGGACGACGACGGAGTCAGTGTCAACGAACGCTTTGCTTACTGATTGATCTTACGGTGCTGGTTCAGTGAACGTGAAACAACAACAACGATGTTTGGTCGCCGCGACCGTCGCGTGTTTCGCCGGGGCGGTTTGGGCGGCCGTTTGGGCGGTGGCACCGTTGGAAGCACCGCCCACATTAGCGGCAATCACGCGACCGGATGTTCGGCCACCGATTCAGACCGCAGATGATGTTGATGGGGCTACGAGTGTCGGAGCCATCGATTTCTCGTTTTCGATTCAGAAACCGCTTTACGATCCGCCGCCTCCACCACCGAAGCCTCAACAACCGGCGCGTTTTGTCCCCAAGCCGGTTAGCCGGCCGTCGGCGCCAAAACCGAAATTGAATTGGACGCTCGTTGGGACGATCATCGACCCAACACAGCGTCTCGCAATTTTGAGTGACGAGAGTGGCAAAACGGACATTCGCCGGGTTGGTGAAACCATCGAGCTTGCCCCGCCAGGCGTCCAAGTGAAATCGATCGCGTCGGAAAAAGTCATCTTGGACGTCAATGGTGCGACATCCACGTTGCATTTAAAGAAAACGTTGACCGCGTCTTCGGATGACCGTTCCAACGTACGGGGGAACCGGCGACGCAACCGATGAACGAAGCGGCGATCAAAACCATCAATGATACATCGTTAAGCAACGGATGTATTGTTCGCCAGCGGTGGTCGCACTGGGAACTAAGATGCGGTCAGTCGCTTGTCGAAATACCTACCGAGACAAGTCACGCCTCAATCGCCCAAGCTCTGCGAGCCCTGAAAGAAACAGTGAGAGATGTTTCGGCACGCTGTGTTTTGGCATTACATTCGAATGAGTGCTACGGTGTCGATGCGGCAATACCCGAAGGTGTCGATGGGAGAGACCGCACGGCGATTCGTTACGAACTTGAACGCTTGCTGCCAATTGATGCCGAAGAGTTCACTTGTGACTATCACGTGACTGGTGATCGGAAGCAGATTTTTGCGATCGCGATTGAAACTCGGCGATGGAGCGTCCTGGTCGATGCGCTCGGTGCCGAAGGATTTGAAGTCGTCGCGATCATTCCAGAAAGCTTGCTGATCACCCAGTCGATTATCACGCTTCCTGAACTTAAATTTCCGATCCGAATTGGGATCGTACAATCAGACGGTTGCTTTGAAACCATCGATGTGGACGCCGACAAGCTCGTCATCCGCTGGAAGAGCTACAGTTCGGTCGAGCTTTGGAAGCGATGCTCAGATTTTGATTCCGAACGCGATGGGGGCTGGGTGATTGTTGGGCGTCATCAAGCAATGACAACTCTGGCAAACGCCAAGTCCATCTCGCGGCCTCCGTCTCATCTGATCGGGCATGCGGCACAGTTGGCATGCGAGGGAAAGCTCGCGCCGAGCCTAAATCTTCGATGCGGTGACTTGGCATCCGAAGATTCGCTTCATGCGATTCGCACGCCTTTGCGTTGGCTGGGGCTTTCCGCTGTGATTTGCCTGTTGGCCGTTTGGGCCGGTTCATGGTATCGCGGTTCACGCTACGAACGTGAGCTAGCCGCCATTGACCAGCAACAGCGCCAGGCATTTAAAGATGCCTTCCCGCGGCAGCGCGTTCCGGTATTGCTGATGCGCACGGTTCGAAATGAGCATGCCCGGGCAATCGGTTCTCGCGGTATCCAATCGGTCAACTTGCCAATTTCGGCTGCCGCGGTCCTGCGGGACTTGTTTGACAGTCTTGAACGAGCCGGAGAGCGAGATGCGCGTTTTCGCGTGCTAGAAATGCAAATCAACGACGGCGAGTGCTCGCTAACCGTCCGGGCTGCGTCGGCGATCCAGATCGGGATACTGGCAAGTGAAATGGAGAATGTCGGATTTCAGGTAACCCCCCCCGCGTCCGAACAAATTCCGCCAAATCAACAAGAGCCGATCGAAACCTACCAATCAACGCTCAAAGCCGAGTGGATTTCCCCAGCGAATCGTGTAGACAACTTACAGGCGACAACGAACCGATCATCCGACCGCGAGCGATCAGGAGGCGATCGATGAGTGTCGACAGCAAACGCGTCCTTGCGGTGATCGGACTGGTTGTGCTCGGCGTCATGGCTTGGTTTTCGTTGACCGATACATGGCGACGATCGCAGAAACTGTCTGAAAATAGAAGTCAGTTGACTGAATTTCGCCGGATGCTTGACGACATCAAGACGCTCGAGAACCGACCATCGGTCGCGGCGTTACAAGTCCAAGCCGCTGATGAAATTCTAAATCGCATCTATACCGCCGTCGGTGAAGCGGGGTTGCCAGAGCGAATGCTGTCCACGCAAACTCCATCGGCACCGCAGCGTTTGGAACGCTCTGATTACATGTCGCAGGCGGTGACGATCAAACTGAACCGGGCAACGGTGAAGCAGGTTGTCGCTCTGTGTGATGCTCTCAAAGACGATGCGACGGGGTGTCTGGTTCGTGACCTACGATTTAGCAATCCTATGAAACAGGGAGCGCGTGAAACATGGGATTGCCAGCTGACCTTGACCCAAGTGACATTTTCTCCGAAAAGCGATTCCTAGTGCTTCGACCATCTTAACTCTTCGGTTTCGGCTCATCAGCCGACGGGCGTTAGCCCCGGTTATTGCACCGAAACCGTAGCTAACACCACGCGGCCAATTTCGAAAACAAGTTGATGAGAAGCGATCCTGCTAGGTTTAAATCGAGATGAAACTCAAGAACGCGACGTGCATCAATCATCCGTGAGTGTCGATTCTCGGTAGGAGGAGTAGCTTGCGACAGGAAAGTCGATCGACGTTGCAACCCGCAGGCGCGATGGTGCTCGCGCTTTTGTTTGCTGCGCCGATCGGATGCTCGCTTTCACGAAACGCGAATCGTGCATTGGTCCAAGTGACCTCGAAACGCGATCAGGCGAAGGCTAAACGCTTGACGCATGCCGGCATTCGCTCGCTGAATAAGCAGCACATTGACGCGGCGGCGAAGCACTTCCGTGAGGCGATTGAAGCGGATTCGAGCTATGGCCCAGCCCATAACAATCTTGGTTTGATGCACTATGATCAAGGTAATCTTTATCAGGCAGTGATCGCGTTTGAACATGCGCAACAGTTTTTACCGAATGCCCCAACGGTGATTTACAATTTAGCTCTCGCGCTCGAAGCGTCTGGAAGAATTGACGAGGCACTGGAGTTGTACTATCTCGCCGTTGAAATGGATCAAGCCAACCCTCACTATCTTGGAAACCTTGTGCGTCTTCGGGTTCGTCGTGACGAACGTGACGAAGTACTGATTCAACAATTGCAGGACTTGGTACTGATCGAAACCCGTCCCGAATGGCGACGATGGGCCGATACGCAGCTCGGCTTGGCGTTAAATCTCGCTCTCGATCGTGGGCCGGCGACACCGGAGCTCGAATCGGCGATCAGCAACCGCCGAGAGAAACAATCGGGGGCAGCGCTGCAGGACAAGATCATCGACCTGACGCCTGTTTCGACGGCATCGTTTGAATCAACAGACGCCCCAGATGCTCAGAGTGACGCCCACGGCACAATGCAACTGAACCCGCCGCGAAAATCAACGCTCAATCCTGATGCG includes:
- the gspG gene encoding type II secretion system major pseudopilin GspG, encoding MFCDSSVTKRSQRRRAFSLVELIVVMVILGMLAGLVAIRTRGYLVNSRQNAVKAEIATIVKALDTFRLDQGRFPTDDEGLEVLTEPTPTWEEGFLSKLPVDPWKNPYLYFVTDDGFEVLSLGADGREGGQGEDADFSSAMLDAS
- a CDS encoding prepilin-type N-terminal cleavage/methylation domain-containing protein encodes the protein MMDTPGQPVRRGFSLIELLVVMVLLAVMASLATLTSRAAFAKQSLELAAATVEQFDRQCRADARLSRRGASGQIDPSRGQLIIEAPHKRTFRLSGRVVIDRFVSHGGKVIRNRQARIQMNEFGASPSYAVRLVCGDSARWIFISGGSGQIVDNLDGTKVSRLLVKP
- a CDS encoding type IV pilus modification PilV family protein; the encoded protein is MRACDRQRRLVEPSSARRNGLTLIEVVIALVLMASVLVGSILAFTTHRRQLSRAEKRVQATFLADQWIETFLSSNERIPVPGRGVLLDTPNWYWKTSVAGQTVITNVPVRIVRLEIVDALQSGPPLVQVDLVQPESTQ
- a CDS encoding PulJ/GspJ family protein → MSGSRRATAEGMTLIELTVALVLASMLMVVLLRVTNLVVSETVQVRRNSFDRLAAERLADQLRFDFENARGVGLQTNTIILDGFVGPNHVASRVYYEVQSRGAFRVLVRSVEDESRVCWVGCGDLQFEPLGEFSVETGDAATGGLMPLPDRFRVQLADSSGRLMIREVIRHHAN
- a CDS encoding type II secretion system protein GspK — protein: MRTENVIRSVTEKKQDGYILLAVIAVLVLLITVLASLSNLSLRRALASREASVRLQQRWGIASIEATVLPRAAKVFERIEEQRVEVKQAGKERTEFREIEFPRQLRSAVTLGEVTFDVLLADEDAKVNLNQVYHMAGIQRTSETLSDLAGPVAAQAIRISPAVDRVPMSEQDLRQTKQDETEPPPLPRAFHSWGTVLDEQRLVTTIGNQAALPNLTSEVTLFGGGAINLKRASDRAIAAVARCVLSRAGADRLVDRYRETPTLSVNLLVDREAKSQSEKTRLKRLLSDSSQHFSLWIDASATARRRQRTFTVTRKDDDGVSVNERFAY
- a CDS encoding type II secretion system protein N, with product MNVKQQQRCLVAATVACFAGAVWAAVWAVAPLEAPPTLAAITRPDVRPPIQTADDVDGATSVGAIDFSFSIQKPLYDPPPPPPKPQQPARFVPKPVSRPSAPKPKLNWTLVGTIIDPTQRLAILSDESGKTDIRRVGETIELAPPGVQVKSIASEKVILDVNGATSTLHLKKTLTASSDDRSNVRGNRRRNR
- the gspL gene encoding type II secretion system protein GspL, producing MNEAAIKTINDTSLSNGCIVRQRWSHWELRCGQSLVEIPTETSHASIAQALRALKETVRDVSARCVLALHSNECYGVDAAIPEGVDGRDRTAIRYELERLLPIDAEEFTCDYHVTGDRKQIFAIAIETRRWSVLVDALGAEGFEVVAIIPESLLITQSIITLPELKFPIRIGIVQSDGCFETIDVDADKLVIRWKSYSSVELWKRCSDFDSERDGGWVIVGRHQAMTTLANAKSISRPPSHLIGHAAQLACEGKLAPSLNLRCGDLASEDSLHAIRTPLRWLGLSAVICLLAVWAGSWYRGSRYERELAAIDQQQRQAFKDAFPRQRVPVLLMRTVRNEHARAIGSRGIQSVNLPISAAAVLRDLFDSLERAGERDARFRVLEMQINDGECSLTVRAASAIQIGILASEMENVGFQVTPPASEQIPPNQQEPIETYQSTLKAEWISPANRVDNLQATTNRSSDRERSGGDR
- a CDS encoding tetratricopeptide repeat protein; the encoded protein is MRQESRSTLQPAGAMVLALLFAAPIGCSLSRNANRALVQVTSKRDQAKAKRLTHAGIRSLNKQHIDAAAKHFREAIEADSSYGPAHNNLGLMHYDQGNLYQAVIAFEHAQQFLPNAPTVIYNLALALEASGRIDEALELYYLAVEMDQANPHYLGNLVRLRVRRDERDEVLIQQLQDLVLIETRPEWRRWADTQLGLALNLALDRGPATPELESAISNRREKQSGAALQDKIIDLTPVSTASFESTDAPDAQSDAHGTMQLNPPRKSTLNPDAADGSLPTLSMDDLSEDAYFRRD